CTAAACATCGTCTTTGAGTGTGGTAGGATGATTAGTGGCCCTTACGGGTATCTAGTTTCCAAAGTGCTCCATGTAACAAAAAAGTATAAAAACTTTGTTGGTCTAGATGCCTCAATGGCAAATCTGATGAGACCAGCTTTGTACGGCTCTTATCATCACATAACTGTTTTAGGTAAAGAGAATGAAAATAAAGATCACCTTTATGATGTAACAGGATCTCTATGTGAAAATAACGATAAGTTTGCTATCGATCGTAAACTACCTAAAGTAGAGGCCGATGATATCTTTGTCATCCACGACACAGGAGCTCATGGACACGCTATGGGCTTTAACTACAATGGAAAACTTAGAAGTGCTGAGTACCTTCTTAAAGAGGATGGTAGTGTTGAGATGATAAGAAGAGCAGAGACTATTGAAGATTACTTTGCCACTTTAAACTTTTAGGAAAGACAATTATGGCCCACAAATTTGATGTAAGAGTTTACTACAGCGATACCGATGCAGGTCAAATTGTTTATCATGGTCGCTATTTAGATTTTGCCGAGCATGCTCGCACTGAGTTGTTTCGCTCCCTTGCTCAAGGCAACACCTCCTTAATGGAGATGATTGATAATGGGGTAGGTTTTGTCGTTAAATCTATCAACGTAGTTTACCACCAGGTGGCAGTACTCGATGATCTACTAACAGTGATCTCCACCATTAAAAACTCTAAAAGATTCTCTTTAACTTTCTTACAAGAAGTAGTTAGAGACGACGAGGCAATAGCAACCTTAGAAGTTAAGGTTGCTGCCATTAATTTAAATACACGCCGCCCAATGCCTTTTGAAAATTGGTTTATTGAAGCAGTAGATAATCTTTAATCAATAAAACCAATCTCATAAGGAACTTCAACTAAGAAAGTAGCAGATCCAATAGAACCAACATCTTCTAATTTCACCACCACATCGTAGCGTCTAGTTCCCCCAATTAAAGATTCAATTGTGTAACTAAGGTCATTTTCACCTTCGATTAACTGTCCATCACAATACCAAAGACAACTCAAATGCTCTTCATTTAAATTACTAGAATCTAAAACAAAAGTTAGTTTTGCACTATCTCCAATTTCCAACTGCTGATTATCAATTCCAATTGCTCCTTCAATTATAGATCCAGTGTTATCAATAATTGAAAAGTGATTCTCATTTGCCAACAATCCTATTATTAAAGTTTTATCAACACTACTAACTCTTTCATTTAACACTCTAACAGCTTCAATAAAACCTGAAATCACATCACCATCACAAATTAGATTAACTTCTAGTAGATAAAAGCCAGCAGGTACTTCTTCAAAAGTGAAAGATTTATCCCCTGAATTATCTATCTCACTCTTAAAAAGAGTCCCATCTAGCTCTTTAAGGGTGTAACTAAGTTTTTGATCTCCGTAACTTTGTTCACTATTCCAATCAACGCTTATTGAAATATCACCTGATCCAACTAAGTTATCTAACTCAATTGCTATGGTGTTAGTTTGTTTGGTTATTACAACTTCAACCTCTCCACTAGCTAGGGCAACATCAGCAGAATCGTACGCAGTTACATCAAAACTCCACTTCCCAATTGGTAAAGCTTTTAAGATAAAAGAGTTTTCATCAATCTCTTTTACGATGGTAGTAGAGTTGGGTCCAGTTCCTTTAAGCAAGTAACTAGTAACACTATAATCTACATCAATTGACCTGTTTACAGTGGTGAATTGAACGGTTACATCTTTAGTTGTTTGTTTAAGATCATTATCACAACTGACAAAAACTAAGATAGCTAAAACTAAAACAAGTAAAATACTCTTTTTATGTGCCATTTTTTTCCCCCTTAAGAGTACTTATAAAATGGCAATCTTGTTCTATTTACTTCAAATTTATTTTAATATTTTACAATAATACTCATATAAGGTATGATATAAGTAAAATTGTATTGAGGTGAAAATTATAGATTACTTTAAAAGAATAGAAAAGATTATTAAAAAGCAGAAAGGGACATTGTTAAGTTCTGATTTAGATAAAAATGGAATTCCAAGAACTTATCTATCAATGATGGTATCAGAAGGTAAACTTGAAAGGGTAGAAAGGGGTGTTTATGTTTTGCCTGACTCATTAGAAGATGAGATGTTTATTTTACAAAAAAAGTATCCTAAATTAATTTATTCCCACGAAACAGCCCTATTTTTGCACCAATTATCAGATCGAACTCCTTTTGAGTATAGCGTAACAGTTTCTAGTGGATACAAGGTTGTTGAAGCAATATCCAATAAATCCAAGGTTTATTATGTGAAGGAAGGTTTACATATGATGGGAGTTGTAGAGGTATCTTCATCAATGGGAAATCCAATAAATATTTATGGAGTTGAGAGAACTATTTGTGATTTGATAAGAAGTAGAAACAGAATTGATATCCAAATATTTTCTGATGCACTTAAAAGAGTTTCTTCTAAAAAGGGAGTAGACTTTTATTTGATGACAGAATACGCAAGATTATTTAGAGTTGAAAAGATATTGAACACCTATTTGGAGGTACTTCTTGCATGAATAAAATTCTAAGAACTTATTCAAATCCCTTTAACAATGTGTTCTATGAATATCTTTAGTCCTATTAAGATAAGGAGGATTCCACCAGCTATTTCAACTCTTCCT
Above is a window of Bacteroidia bacterium DNA encoding:
- a CDS encoding type IV toxin-antitoxin system AbiEi family antitoxin domain-containing protein; protein product: MKIIDYFKRIEKIIKKQKGTLLSSDLDKNGIPRTYLSMMVSEGKLERVERGVYVLPDSLEDEMFILQKKYPKLIYSHETALFLHQLSDRTPFEYSVTVSSGYKVVEAISNKSKVYYVKEGLHMMGVVEVSSSMGNPINIYGVERTICDLIRSRNRIDIQIFSDALKRVSSKKGVDFYLMTEYARLFRVEKILNTYLEVLLA
- a CDS encoding YbgC/FadM family acyl-CoA thioesterase, with amino-acid sequence MAHKFDVRVYYSDTDAGQIVYHGRYLDFAEHARTELFRSLAQGNTSLMEMIDNGVGFVVKSINVVYHQVAVLDDLLTVISTIKNSKRFSLTFLQEVVRDDEAIATLEVKVAAINLNTRRPMPFENWFIEAVDNL